The Numida meleagris isolate 19003 breed g44 Domestic line chromosome 7, NumMel1.0, whole genome shotgun sequence genome contains a region encoding:
- the PDE4B gene encoding cAMP-specific 3',5'-cyclic phosphodiesterase 4B, with protein MLNRELTHLSEMSRSGNQVSEYISNTFLDKQNDVEIPSPTQKDREKKKKQQLMTQISGVKKLMHSSSLNNTSISRFGVKTEKEDHLAKELEDLNKWGLNIFNVARYSHNRPLTCIMYAIFQERDLLKTFKISSDTFVTYMMTLEDHYHSDVAYHNSLHAADVAQSTHVLLSTPALDAVFTDLEILAAIFAAAIHDVDHPGVSNQFLINTNSELALMYNDESVLENHHLAVGFKLLQEEHCDIFQNLTKKQRQTLRKMVIDMVLATDMSKHMSLLADLKTMVETKKVTSSGVLLLDNYTDRIQVLRNMVHCADLSNPTKSLELYRQWTDRIMEEFFQQGDKERERGMEISPMCDKHTASVEKSQVGFIDYIVHPLWETWADLVQPDAQDILDTLEDNRNWYQSMIPQSPSPPLEERGRDCPGMMEKFQFELTLEEEDSDGPEKEGESLGYFRSAKMLCAGSPGEEDVQREANIEIVTEDTSPVDT; from the exons ACAAGCAGAATGACGTGGAGATTCCTTCTCCCacacagaaagacagagagaagaagaaaaagcagcagctcatgaCCCAGATCAGTGGAGTGAAAAAATTAATGCATAGTTCAAGCTTAAATAATACCAGCATCTCGCGGTTTggtgtgaaaacagaaaaggaagaccATCTGGCCAAG GAGCTGGAAGACCTGAATAAGTGGGGTCTGAACATATTCAACGTTGCCAGGTATTCCCACAACAGGCCGCTCACCTGCATCATGTACGCCATATTTCAG GAGCGAGACCTACTGAAGACGTTCAAGATCTCCTCGGACACCTTTGTGACGTACATGATGACACTGGAAGACCACTACCATTCGGACGTGGCGTACCACAACAGCCTGCACGCTGCCGACGTCGCCCAGTCCACCCATGTTCTTCTCTCCACCCCTGCCCTGGAC GCCGTCTTCACCGACCTGGAAATCCTCGCTGCGATTTTTGCAGCCGCGATTCACGACGTGGATCACCCCGGTGTCTCCAACCAGTTTCTGATCAACACAA ATTCCGAGCTGGCGCTGATGTACAACGACGAGTCCGTCCTGGAGAACCACCACCTGGCAGTGGGCTtcaagctgctgcaggaggagcactGCGACATCTTCCAGAACCTGACCAAGAAGCAGCGGCAGACGCTCAGGAAGATGGTGATCGATATG GTGTTAGCAACAGATATGTCCAAGCACATGAGCCTGCTGGCGGATCTGAAGACGATGGTGGAAACCAAGAAGGTGACCAGTTCGGGAGTCCTCCTGCTGGACAACTACACGGACAGGATACAG GTTCTCCGAAACATGGTACATTGCGCAGACTTGAGTAATCCCACAAAGTCCCTGGAGCTGTACCGGCAGTGGACGGACAGAATCATGGAGGAGTTCTTCCAGCAGGGAGACAAAGAGCGGGAAAGGGGAATGGAAATCAGCCCGATGTGCGACAAACACACCGCGTCGGTGGAAAAATCACAG GTTGGGTTCATTGACTACATCGTGCACCCGCTGTGGGAGACGTGGGCTGACCTGGTGCAGCCCGACGCGCAGGACATCCTGGACACGCTGGAGGACAACAGGAACTGGTACCAGAGCATGATCCCGCAGAGCCCCTCGCCCCCGCTGGAGGAGCGGGGCCGGGACTGCCCCGGCATGATGGAGAAGTTCCAGTTCGAGCTGAccctggaggaggaggattcGGACGGGCCCGAGAAGGAAGGCGAGAGCCTCGGCTACTTCCGCAGCGCGAAGATGCTGTGCGCGGGCAGCCCGGGGGAGGAGGACGTGCAGAGGGAGGCGAACATAGAAATTGTGACAGAGGACACGTCTCCCGTGGACACATAA